From one Bacillus sp. FJAT-42376 genomic stretch:
- a CDS encoding thiamine pyrophosphate-dependent dehydrogenase E1 component subunit alpha, with translation MAENRHAALGLTDDQVLEMYKTMVMARKIDERMWLLNRSGKIPFVISCQGQEAAQVGAAFALDREKDYVLPYYRDMGVVLAFGMTAKDLMLSGFAKAEDPNSGGRQMPGHFGQKSNRIVTGSSPVTTQVPHAVGIALAGKMEKKDIVTFVTFGEGSSNQGDFHEGANFAGVHKLPVIFMCENNKYAISVPYEKQVAAKYVSDRAIGYGMPGFTIDGNDPLEVYKAVKEAADRGRRGEGPTLIETISYRLTPHSSDDDDRSYREQEEVAEAKRNDPNATFAAYLRETGILTDEMEKSILDDVMKTVNEATDYAENASYADPESAMKHVYAE, from the coding sequence ATGGCTGAGAATCGTCATGCAGCACTTGGGCTAACGGACGACCAAGTGCTTGAAATGTATAAAACAATGGTAATGGCCAGAAAAATTGACGAGCGGATGTGGCTGCTGAACCGCTCAGGGAAGATTCCATTCGTTATTTCCTGTCAAGGACAGGAAGCAGCACAGGTAGGCGCAGCATTTGCACTGGACCGTGAAAAAGACTATGTTCTCCCGTACTACCGCGATATGGGTGTGGTCCTTGCTTTCGGCATGACGGCAAAAGACTTAATGCTGTCAGGCTTTGCAAAAGCAGAAGATCCGAATTCAGGCGGAAGACAAATGCCAGGCCACTTCGGACAAAAATCAAACCGTATTGTGACAGGTTCATCTCCTGTAACGACTCAGGTTCCCCATGCAGTCGGAATTGCGCTGGCAGGAAAAATGGAAAAGAAAGATATTGTGACATTCGTAACGTTTGGAGAGGGTTCGTCCAATCAGGGAGATTTCCATGAAGGAGCCAACTTCGCGGGAGTACATAAGCTGCCGGTTATTTTCATGTGTGAAAACAATAAATATGCCATCTCTGTTCCGTATGAAAAACAAGTAGCGGCCAAATACGTGTCTGACCGGGCAATCGGCTATGGAATGCCTGGCTTCACCATTGATGGGAATGATCCGCTTGAAGTATATAAGGCGGTGAAAGAAGCAGCAGACCGCGGCAGGCGGGGAGAAGGTCCAACTCTTATTGAAACCATTTCCTACAGGCTGACTCCCCACTCCAGTGATGATGATGACAGAAGCTACCGTGAGCAGGAAGAAGTGGCAGAAGCAAAAAGGAACGACCCGAATGCTACATTCGCCGCTTATTTAAGAGAAACCGGCATTCTGACCGATGAGATGGAAAAATCGATTCTTGATGACGTGATGAAGACTGTAAACGAGGCAACGGATTATGCAGAAAATGCTTCCTATGCAGACCCGGAATCAGCAATGAAGCATGTCTACGCGGAGTAA
- a CDS encoding DUF2627 domain-containing protein, translated as MSRIIALTIMLIPGIMAAYGIKLMRDLFFGILQPPIPSLLLQFFIGVLLFIGGLSFVAGFIFYRDRKHNKVQKRFSRR; from the coding sequence ATGTCCAGAATCATTGCATTAACGATTATGCTAATTCCCGGTATCATGGCTGCGTATGGAATAAAATTAATGAGGGATTTATTTTTCGGCATTCTTCAGCCTCCCATTCCATCCCTGCTGCTCCAGTTTTTCATCGGCGTCCTTTTATTTATTGGCGGTCTTAGCTTTGTGGCTGGCTTTATTTTTTATCGGGACCGGAAACACAATAAGGTCCAGAAACGGTTTAGCAGAAGATGA
- the bcd gene encoding branched-chain amino acid dehydrogenase encodes MELFKYMEQYDYEQVLFCQDKQSGLKAIIAIHDTTLGPALGGTRMWTYESEAAAVEDALRLSRGMTYKNAAAGLNLGGGKTVIIGDPRKDKNEEMFRAFGRYIQGLNGRYITAEDVGTTVEDMDIIHEETKYVTGISPAFGSSGNPSPVTAFGVYRGMKAAAKEAFGTDSLEGKVIAVQGVGNVAFNLCRYLHEEGAQLIVTDINKEAVQRAVEEFGAKAVDPDEIYSVDCDIYAPCALGATINDDTIPQLKARVIAGAANNQLKETRHGDTIHEMGIVYAPDYVINAGGVINVADELYGYNRDRALKKVEGIYSNIESVLEIAKRDSIPTYKAADRLAEERIERMRNSRSQFLQNGQHILNRR; translated from the coding sequence ATGGAACTTTTTAAATATATGGAGCAATATGATTATGAGCAGGTATTATTTTGTCAGGACAAGCAATCCGGTTTAAAAGCGATTATTGCCATTCATGATACAACGCTTGGACCTGCTTTGGGCGGAACACGCATGTGGACATACGAATCAGAAGCAGCGGCTGTTGAGGATGCACTAAGGCTTTCCCGCGGAATGACGTATAAAAATGCAGCCGCCGGTTTAAATCTTGGCGGAGGGAAAACGGTCATTATCGGAGATCCGAGAAAAGATAAAAATGAAGAAATGTTCCGGGCATTCGGCCGCTATATTCAGGGCTTGAATGGAAGATACATAACAGCAGAAGATGTAGGAACGACCGTTGAGGATATGGATATCATACACGAGGAAACCAAATATGTTACGGGTATTTCACCTGCATTCGGTTCTTCAGGAAATCCTTCTCCGGTTACAGCTTTCGGTGTATACAGAGGAATGAAAGCAGCAGCAAAAGAAGCGTTTGGAACGGATTCCCTTGAAGGAAAAGTTATTGCTGTACAAGGGGTGGGGAATGTTGCCTTTAATCTGTGCCGCTACCTTCATGAAGAAGGGGCACAGCTGATTGTCACAGATATTAACAAAGAAGCTGTTCAGCGTGCGGTAGAAGAGTTTGGAGCAAAGGCTGTTGACCCTGACGAAATTTACAGTGTGGACTGTGATATATACGCACCGTGTGCACTTGGAGCGACGATTAACGATGATACCATTCCCCAGCTGAAAGCACGTGTTATAGCGGGTGCTGCAAACAACCAGCTGAAGGAAACTCGTCACGGCGATACGATCCATGAAATGGGGATTGTTTATGCACCGGATTATGTAATAAATGCCGGAGGTGTAATCAACGTAGCGGACGAACTATACGGCTATAATCGCGACCGCGCCCTTAAAAAGGTGGAAGGAATCTACAGCAACATTGAAAGCGTCCTTGAAATTGCAAAACGCGACAGTATTCCGACCTATAAAGCAGCAGACCGTCTTGCGGAAGAAAGAATTGAGCGGATGAGAAATTCAAGAAGCCAATTCCTTCAGAACGGCCAGCACATCTTAAACCGCCGGTAA
- the buk gene encoding butyrate kinase, with amino-acid sequence MQETEYRILVINPGSTSTKIGVFDSDRPILEKTIRHSTEELNGFPSVISQYHFRKAAILEAMDEEGMNISKLSAVCGRGGLLRPIEGGTYRVNSRMLEDLEKGFAGQHASNLGGIIAHEIASGLNIPAFIVDPVVVDEMEPIAKISGMPAIERKSIFHALNQKAMARKAASRYGKRYEDLNLIVTHMGGGITVGVHKKGKVADVNNGLHGDGPFSPERAGTVPAGDLISMCFSGDFYREEVMKKLVGQGGMVGYLGTNDAIKAEKMVEDGDPKAKLVMDAMAYQIGKEIGAASAALSGKVDAIVLTGGLAYGKRFTSLISSYVDWIADVMILPGENELQALAEGALRVLKKEEPAKEYPGNKKPVRIFG; translated from the coding sequence TTGCAGGAAACAGAATATCGGATATTGGTGATCAACCCGGGTTCCACATCTACAAAAATTGGCGTATTTGATTCTGACCGTCCCATCTTGGAAAAAACAATCAGACACAGTACCGAGGAATTAAACGGATTTCCATCTGTCATCAGCCAGTACCATTTCCGAAAAGCAGCCATACTGGAGGCAATGGATGAAGAAGGAATGAATATTTCAAAGCTTTCTGCGGTATGCGGCAGAGGCGGTCTCCTTCGCCCTATTGAAGGCGGCACATACAGAGTGAATAGCCGGATGCTTGAAGACCTTGAGAAGGGCTTTGCCGGCCAGCACGCATCCAACCTCGGAGGCATTATTGCCCATGAGATCGCTTCAGGATTAAATATTCCTGCTTTTATCGTCGATCCGGTTGTGGTGGACGAAATGGAGCCGATTGCTAAAATATCCGGTATGCCTGCAATTGAACGCAAAAGCATCTTTCATGCACTCAATCAAAAAGCAATGGCCAGAAAAGCTGCTTCCCGCTATGGGAAAAGGTATGAGGATTTGAACTTGATTGTTACCCATATGGGCGGGGGCATTACAGTAGGTGTTCATAAAAAAGGGAAAGTTGCGGATGTAAACAACGGCCTTCACGGAGACGGTCCATTCAGTCCGGAGCGGGCTGGAACCGTACCGGCTGGCGATTTGATTTCGATGTGTTTTTCAGGAGACTTCTACCGGGAAGAAGTCATGAAGAAACTTGTCGGACAAGGCGGTATGGTGGGCTATTTAGGAACGAATGATGCGATTAAGGCAGAAAAAATGGTGGAGGATGGAGATCCGAAAGCCAAGCTCGTCATGGATGCGATGGCATACCAAATCGGCAAAGAAATTGGAGCGGCGAGCGCAGCTTTAAGCGGCAAAGTCGATGCGATCGTGCTGACGGGCGGACTCGCTTATGGCAAGCGGTTCACTTCACTTATTTCAAGCTACGTGGACTGGATTGCCGATGTGATGATTCTTCCGGGGGAAAATGAATTGCAGGCCCTTGCAGAAGGGGCGCTTCGCGTCCTTAAAAAAGAAGAACCGGCTAAAGAATACCCCGGCAATAAAAAACCGGTAAGGATATTCGGCTGA
- a CDS encoding alpha-ketoacid dehydrogenase subunit beta, producing MAVISYIDAVTMAIREEMERDEKVFVLGEDVGKKGGVFKATFGLYEQFGEERVIDTPLAESAIAGVGIGAAMYGMRPIAEMQFADFIMPAVNQIVSEAAKIRYRSNNDWSCPMVIRAPYGGGVHGALYHSQSVEALFANTPGLKIVMPSTPYDVKGLLKAAIRDEDPVLFFEHKRAYRLIKGEVPADDYVLPIGKADVKREGEDITVITYGLCVHFALQAAERLAQDGISVHILDLRTVYPLDKEAIMEAASKTGKVLLLTEDNKEGSIMSEVSAIIAENCLFDLDAPIMRLAGPDVPAMPYAPTMEKYFMVNPDKVEEAMRKLAEF from the coding sequence ATGGCAGTAATATCTTATATTGATGCAGTGACAATGGCGATCCGGGAAGAGATGGAGCGCGATGAAAAAGTATTTGTTTTAGGGGAAGACGTAGGGAAGAAGGGCGGCGTATTTAAAGCCACTTTTGGATTATATGAACAGTTTGGCGAGGAACGTGTCATTGATACACCGCTCGCTGAATCAGCGATCGCAGGTGTCGGAATCGGCGCCGCGATGTACGGAATGCGTCCAATCGCGGAAATGCAGTTTGCCGATTTTATCATGCCTGCAGTCAACCAGATTGTTTCGGAGGCGGCAAAAATCCGCTACCGTTCCAATAACGACTGGAGCTGTCCGATGGTAATCCGCGCTCCTTACGGAGGGGGAGTCCATGGCGCTCTTTATCATTCCCAGTCTGTCGAGGCGCTTTTCGCCAACACTCCTGGATTAAAAATTGTGATGCCTTCTACTCCCTATGATGTGAAAGGTCTGTTAAAAGCGGCGATCCGTGATGAAGATCCGGTTCTATTCTTTGAGCATAAACGTGCTTACCGCCTTATTAAAGGGGAAGTTCCAGCTGATGATTACGTTCTGCCGATCGGGAAAGCAGATGTGAAAAGAGAGGGAGAGGATATCACGGTTATTACATACGGATTGTGTGTCCATTTTGCTCTTCAGGCTGCAGAAAGACTTGCCCAGGACGGAATCTCTGTCCATATCCTGGATTTAAGAACCGTTTATCCTCTCGACAAAGAAGCGATTATGGAAGCAGCATCAAAAACAGGCAAAGTGCTGCTGCTAACAGAAGATAACAAAGAAGGAAGCATCATGAGTGAGGTATCAGCGATAATTGCTGAAAACTGCTTATTTGATCTGGATGCGCCGATTATGCGTCTGGCAGGACCTGATGTTCCGGCTATGCCTTATGCGCCAACGATGGAAAAATACTTTATGGTCAATCCGGATAAAGTCGAAGAAGCGATGAGAAAACTCGCTGAATTTTAA
- the lpdA gene encoding dihydrolipoyl dehydrogenase: protein MATEYDLVIVGGGTGGYVAAIRASQLGLKTAIVEKGKLGGTCLHAGCIPSKALLRSAEVFAQTKKSAEFGVSVSGVELNFPRVQERKQGIVDQLHKGVQHLMKQGKIDVYEGLGRILGPSIFSPMPGTISVEMNDGTENEMLIPKNVIIATGSRPRSLPGLEADGELVLTSDEALKLESLPESMIIVGGGVIGIEWASMLSDFGVQITVIEYADRILPLEDAEISKEMQRLLKKKGITVVTGAKVLPETLRKEKGVFIEAEINGSNQTFEAAKMLVSVGRQANVEGIGLENTDIAVEKGFIKVNPYMQTKESHIYAIGDVNGGLQLAHVASHEGILAVEHLANQNPQPIDYSLVSKCIYSSPEAASVGYTEEEAKGMGRNVKTGKFSFRAIGKALVYGESDGFVKIVADRDTDDILGVHMIGPHVTDMISEAGLARVLDATPWEIGHTIHPHPTLSEAIGEAALAVDGKAIHG from the coding sequence GTGGCGACAGAATATGATCTCGTTATTGTCGGGGGAGGAACAGGCGGATACGTGGCGGCAATCCGTGCATCCCAGCTTGGTCTGAAAACAGCAATTGTGGAAAAAGGCAAGCTTGGAGGCACATGTCTCCATGCAGGCTGCATCCCAAGCAAAGCGCTTCTCCGCAGTGCGGAAGTGTTTGCCCAGACAAAAAAATCCGCTGAATTTGGAGTATCAGTTTCAGGTGTAGAATTAAACTTCCCGCGTGTACAGGAACGTAAACAGGGGATTGTTGATCAGCTGCATAAAGGGGTCCAGCACCTTATGAAGCAAGGGAAAATTGACGTTTACGAAGGACTCGGCCGGATTTTGGGCCCATCTATTTTTTCGCCTATGCCTGGAACCATTTCGGTTGAAATGAATGATGGGACGGAAAATGAGATGCTCATCCCGAAAAACGTCATTATCGCAACTGGCTCGCGGCCCCGTTCACTGCCCGGTCTTGAAGCTGACGGAGAGCTGGTTCTGACCTCAGACGAAGCACTCAAGCTTGAGAGTCTTCCGGAGTCGATGATAATTGTCGGCGGAGGAGTTATTGGAATTGAATGGGCATCAATGCTTTCAGACTTCGGCGTTCAAATTACCGTCATTGAGTATGCAGACCGGATTCTTCCGCTTGAGGACGCAGAAATTTCAAAAGAAATGCAGCGGCTCCTAAAGAAAAAAGGAATTACAGTTGTAACAGGCGCCAAAGTATTGCCGGAAACGCTCCGAAAAGAGAAGGGTGTTTTTATAGAAGCGGAAATTAACGGCTCAAATCAGACATTTGAGGCTGCAAAAATGCTTGTATCTGTCGGCAGACAGGCAAATGTTGAGGGAATAGGGCTTGAAAATACCGATATCGCTGTTGAAAAAGGCTTTATCAAAGTGAATCCTTATATGCAGACGAAAGAATCTCATATTTACGCTATTGGCGATGTGAATGGAGGCCTTCAGCTTGCCCATGTCGCTTCACATGAAGGAATATTGGCTGTTGAACATTTAGCCAATCAGAATCCTCAGCCGATTGACTATTCGCTCGTATCAAAATGCATATATTCATCCCCGGAAGCTGCAAGTGTCGGCTATACGGAGGAAGAAGCAAAAGGAATGGGCCGCAATGTCAAAACGGGGAAATTCTCATTCAGGGCGATTGGGAAGGCTCTTGTGTACGGTGAATCGGATGGCTTTGTAAAAATAGTCGCTGATCGGGATACAGATGATATTCTCGGTGTTCATATGATTGGACCTCATGTAACCGATATGATTTCGGAAGCAGGCTTAGCCCGTGTGCTGGATGCAACCCCGTGGGAAATCGGGCATACCATTCATCCTCACCCCACTCTTTCAGAGGCGATTGGCGAAGCAGCACTTGCTGTGGATGGAAAAGCGATACACGGCTGA
- a CDS encoding dihydrolipoamide acetyltransferase family protein yields MGMEQMTMPQLGESVTEGTISKWLVSVGDQVNKYDPIAEVMTDKVNAEVPSSFTGIIKELVAEEGDTLEVGQVICKVEVAGGTAEEAPAAEASAEETSEPSASNADQSNKRRYSPAVLRLAQDNGIDLEQVSGSGAGGRITRKDLQQLIDSGTAPQAGAKKQAAAPTNQPQAAEMKIEAKPETQTQQKAQPAASSAQAAPEDIEIPVNGVRKAIAANMLKSKHEAPHAWMMVEVDATNLVEYRGSIKDDFKKKEGFNITFFAFFVKAVAQALKEFPQMNSMWAGDKIIQKKEINISIAVATDDALFVPVIKQADEKTIKGIAREITELAGKVRNGKLGSDDMKGGTFTVNNTGSFGSVQSMGIINHPQAAILQVESIVKRPVVMNNGMIAVRDMVNLCLSLDHRVLDGLVCGRFLARVKEILEHISKENTSVY; encoded by the coding sequence ATGGGAATGGAACAAATGACCATGCCCCAGCTTGGGGAGAGTGTCACAGAAGGGACCATCAGCAAATGGCTTGTATCGGTCGGAGATCAGGTAAATAAGTACGACCCCATTGCTGAAGTGATGACGGATAAGGTGAATGCAGAGGTTCCTTCGTCTTTTACAGGCATCATTAAAGAGCTCGTCGCAGAAGAAGGAGATACACTGGAAGTTGGACAGGTGATCTGCAAGGTGGAGGTAGCAGGCGGCACTGCTGAGGAAGCTCCTGCAGCTGAAGCATCTGCTGAGGAAACCTCTGAACCTTCTGCATCAAATGCTGATCAATCCAATAAAAGAAGGTACTCTCCTGCTGTTCTGCGTTTAGCACAGGACAACGGAATTGATCTTGAGCAGGTCAGCGGAAGCGGCGCCGGAGGAAGAATTACCCGTAAAGACCTGCAGCAGCTGATCGACAGCGGTACAGCTCCTCAAGCTGGCGCTAAAAAGCAGGCGGCAGCTCCAACTAATCAGCCTCAAGCAGCTGAAATGAAGATCGAAGCTAAACCAGAAACACAAACTCAGCAAAAAGCTCAGCCAGCGGCCTCTTCTGCACAAGCTGCTCCGGAAGATATCGAAATTCCGGTCAATGGAGTGCGTAAGGCAATAGCAGCCAATATGCTGAAAAGCAAACATGAAGCCCCTCACGCATGGATGATGGTCGAGGTGGATGCTACAAACCTTGTTGAATACCGCGGATCTATAAAAGATGATTTTAAGAAAAAAGAAGGCTTCAACATCACCTTCTTTGCATTCTTTGTAAAAGCCGTGGCTCAAGCTCTTAAGGAATTTCCTCAAATGAATTCCATGTGGGCAGGGGACAAGATCATTCAGAAAAAAGAGATCAACATTTCCATAGCTGTGGCAACGGATGATGCGTTGTTTGTTCCGGTGATCAAGCAGGCTGATGAGAAGACCATCAAAGGCATCGCCCGTGAAATTACAGAGCTTGCCGGCAAGGTCAGAAACGGAAAGCTCGGATCGGATGATATGAAAGGCGGTACGTTTACGGTGAACAATACCGGTTCGTTCGGGTCTGTACAATCGATGGGCATTATCAACCATCCTCAGGCTGCGATTCTTCAGGTAGAATCAATTGTTAAGCGTCCTGTGGTCATGAATAATGGCATGATTGCGGTCCGGGATATGGTTAATCTCTGTCTGTCGCTGGATCACCGTGTGCTCGACGGCCTCGTCTGCGGACGTTTCCTTGCCAGAGTAAAAGAAATTTTAGAACATATTTCGAAGGAAAATACTTCCGTTTATTAA
- a CDS encoding sigma 54-interacting transcriptional regulator has translation MQKVLLIGAGKGGTALLKMLIETKMMKAAAVADINDQAQGMIFAKTKGIPTDTDWRNLLTEEIDVVMEATGKSDVLNELLSTKNSKTIVVPSSVAHIISTLITEKEQLITKLREQTGKYTTIFDATNDGMIVIDSNEEIILFNRMAENMTGHMRNNVLGRKIREVIPTTRLPEVLYSQEAEYNQEQVLDNGLKIIANRIPIMNENGTLRGALSLFKDITEAVQLAEELTNLREIETMLTAIIQSSDEAISVVDEKGRGILVNPAYTRMTGLKEEEIIGFPATADITEGESMHLKVLQTRRAVRGVRMKVGNSSKDVLVNVAPVIVDGKLKGSVGVIHDVSEIKTLTAELNRARQIIRTLEAKYTFLDIIGESEEMKLAIEQAKLGAKTPATVLLRGESGTGKELFAHAIHNESDRKFNKFIRVNCAAIAENLLESELFGYEEGAFSGAKRGGKKGFFEEANNGSIFLDEIGELSPQMQAKLLRVLQEKEIVRVGGTKPVPVNVRVIAATNLKIERAMTEGGFREDLYYRLNRYPISIPPLRQRKGDIVPLCKHLIRKINQDYGKNIEEISSDAARILYEHDWPGNVRELENILGRAMIFMHPSERCIKSSHLPDFVGGNPSVKQPENVQDLPEFTLSEAVERTEKDFIKAALLKFGYNRTQTAKFLGISLRSLYYKMEKYNIANHSTQ, from the coding sequence ATGCAAAAAGTGTTGCTCATCGGTGCGGGTAAAGGCGGAACGGCTTTATTAAAAATGTTAATTGAAACAAAAATGATGAAGGCTGCCGCAGTTGCGGATATAAACGATCAGGCCCAAGGGATGATTTTTGCTAAAACGAAGGGGATCCCGACTGACACAGATTGGAGAAACCTGCTCACAGAAGAAATTGATGTCGTTATGGAAGCAACGGGGAAATCGGATGTATTAAATGAACTGCTGAGCACAAAAAACAGCAAGACAATTGTTGTTCCGTCATCTGTTGCCCACATTATCTCCACGCTTATTACAGAGAAAGAGCAGTTAATTACGAAGCTGAGAGAACAGACAGGAAAGTATACAACGATTTTTGATGCAACGAACGACGGAATGATTGTCATTGATTCAAACGAAGAAATTATTTTATTCAATAGAATGGCAGAAAATATGACAGGACACATGAGAAATAATGTGCTAGGCCGGAAAATAAGAGAGGTTATCCCGACGACGAGGCTCCCGGAGGTTCTTTACAGTCAGGAAGCTGAGTATAACCAGGAGCAAGTGCTGGATAACGGCCTGAAAATCATTGCCAACCGCATCCCGATCATGAACGAAAATGGAACACTGAGGGGAGCTCTATCTTTATTTAAAGATATAACCGAAGCTGTTCAGCTTGCGGAAGAGCTTACGAACCTCAGGGAAATTGAAACGATGCTGACCGCAATCATTCAGTCCTCGGATGAAGCCATTTCAGTAGTAGATGAAAAAGGGAGGGGAATTCTTGTTAATCCTGCCTATACGAGAATGACAGGGTTAAAGGAAGAAGAGATTATCGGATTTCCTGCCACTGCTGATATTACAGAAGGAGAAAGCATGCATCTCAAAGTTCTCCAGACGAGAAGGGCTGTTCGGGGTGTGCGGATGAAGGTGGGGAATAGCAGCAAGGATGTCCTCGTCAATGTAGCCCCAGTGATTGTAGATGGAAAACTGAAAGGCAGTGTGGGCGTAATTCATGATGTCTCAGAAATTAAGACATTAACCGCTGAATTAAATCGAGCGAGGCAGATTATCCGGACCCTTGAGGCGAAATATACTTTCTTAGATATTATCGGCGAGAGTGAAGAAATGAAGCTTGCCATCGAACAAGCAAAGCTTGGCGCCAAAACACCGGCCACTGTTCTGCTTAGAGGCGAATCGGGTACGGGAAAAGAGTTGTTTGCGCATGCCATACATAATGAGAGTGACAGGAAATTCAACAAGTTTATCAGAGTGAATTGTGCCGCCATTGCAGAAAATCTTCTGGAAAGTGAATTATTCGGCTATGAAGAAGGGGCATTTTCAGGAGCAAAAAGAGGCGGAAAAAAAGGATTTTTTGAAGAAGCAAACAATGGCAGTATTTTTCTGGATGAAATCGGCGAACTTTCGCCTCAAATGCAGGCAAAGCTGCTCCGGGTCCTCCAAGAAAAAGAAATAGTGAGGGTCGGGGGGACAAAACCTGTTCCTGTAAACGTCAGGGTGATTGCCGCGACCAATCTCAAAATTGAGAGGGCGATGACAGAAGGGGGGTTCCGGGAGGATCTTTATTACAGGCTCAACCGCTACCCGATTTCCATCCCTCCATTAAGACAGAGAAAAGGGGACATTGTTCCGCTGTGCAAACATTTGATTCGAAAGATTAATCAGGATTATGGAAAGAATATAGAAGAAATTTCCTCGGATGCTGCCCGGATTTTATATGAACATGACTGGCCGGGGAATGTAAGGGAGCTAGAAAATATTTTGGGAAGAGCCATGATTTTTATGCATCCTTCCGAAAGATGCATAAAATCCTCGCATCTTCCTGATTTTGTGGGCGGAAACCCATCCGTTAAACAGCCTGAGAACGTTCAGGATCTTCCGGAATTCACTCTTTCGGAAGCGGTGGAACGGACAGAAAAAGACTTCATTAAAGCCGCGCTTCTAAAATTCGGGTATAATCGGACGCAGACGGCAAAATTTCTGGGTATTTCCCTTCGCAGCTTGTATTACAAAATGGAAAAATACAATATTGCAAATCATAGCACGCAATAA
- the yqiS gene encoding phosphate butyryltransferase: MNLQTVLEKASGIQGKRTAIACGEDHEVIEMILKAQEYNLAEFILYGDEAKISALLDEKRANQKSLEIVHASSQKEAAEMAVKAVRRKDADVLMKGGLPTAILMKEVLNKEYGLRTGNILSHVAVFDVPSFNRLVFITDVAMNIQPDLQQKIQITENAVKTAGRLGLSLPKVAPIAAVEMVNPSMQATLDAAVLTQMNQRGQIGNCLIDGPMALDVAVSEKAAEHKGVAGEVAGKADILLMPNMEAGNIFYKSLVYFAHGKVGGLITGAKAPIVVTSRSDSSESKLYSLALAICNA; encoded by the coding sequence ATGAACCTGCAAACAGTTCTTGAAAAAGCGTCCGGTATCCAAGGAAAGAGGACGGCCATAGCCTGCGGAGAAGATCATGAAGTGATTGAAATGATCTTAAAGGCTCAGGAGTATAATCTGGCAGAATTCATTCTTTATGGAGACGAAGCAAAAATTTCTGCTTTGCTTGATGAAAAGAGGGCGAATCAAAAATCACTTGAGATTGTCCATGCTTCTTCTCAGAAGGAAGCGGCTGAGATGGCAGTAAAAGCTGTCCGCAGAAAAGATGCCGATGTGCTGATGAAAGGCGGGCTGCCTACAGCTATTCTTATGAAAGAAGTGCTGAATAAGGAATATGGCCTGCGAACCGGTAACATTTTATCGCACGTTGCTGTTTTTGATGTCCCGTCCTTTAACAGACTTGTATTCATTACAGATGTCGCAATGAACATTCAGCCAGATCTTCAGCAAAAAATTCAGATTACTGAAAATGCAGTGAAGACTGCGGGACGTCTCGGTTTGTCCCTGCCGAAAGTCGCGCCGATTGCGGCGGTCGAAATGGTCAATCCATCCATGCAGGCAACTCTGGATGCGGCCGTCTTAACACAAATGAATCAAAGAGGCCAAATCGGCAATTGTCTGATTGACGGACCGATGGCTTTGGATGTCGCTGTATCAGAAAAAGCAGCAGAGCATAAAGGAGTAGCCGGGGAAGTGGCCGGGAAAGCGGATATTCTGCTTATGCCAAATATGGAGGCAGGAAATATTTTCTATAAATCGCTGGTTTATTTCGCCCATGGGAAAGTAGGCGGTCTTATAACCGGTGCCAAAGCTCCCATTGTCGTAACGAGCCGGTCCGATTCTTCTGAAAGCAAACTGTATTCCCTTGCTCTTGCTATTTGCAATGCTTAA